From Hyalangium minutum, the proteins below share one genomic window:
- a CDS encoding ABC transporter permease has product MKPLLQMAVRNVLKNWRHSLASMLSIAVGVIALGLFEGYMADLRALYDDGFSKRGMLGDVLIEKAGSEEGAKADPWKYLLGDAEQSFLEGYLRQASGVEARVRFLNLSGLASNGRTSAVIVGFGYDVAEGAITRGPRWAWNTLAGKPLQDAGPDSVLLGRSIGQIFGCLPEEPGVQAGKDPREVPVSCKRKIQISSTTGAGQLNALDVEVAGLATVSLKELEAKYAIMPLPLAQQLLDTKGVTMYSVRLSDPSQAGAFAEQLQAAARQKGLELQAKSWREHRLGEVFRRGMGVLAVFRTLVALVVLIVAGMSVLNTLYKAVSERTREIGTLRSLGFLRRHILVLFGLEGGLLALAASVGGILVTVVLATFVNRAGITYKGGLLAEAIPLSIAITPGLYVRSAVTLCLLAVIAALIPARRATRMKIPDALGHA; this is encoded by the coding sequence ATACATGGCGGATCTGCGGGCCCTCTATGACGATGGCTTCTCCAAGCGGGGCATGCTCGGAGACGTCCTCATCGAGAAGGCAGGCTCCGAGGAGGGAGCGAAGGCGGATCCCTGGAAGTACCTCCTGGGGGACGCGGAGCAGTCCTTCCTGGAAGGGTATTTGAGGCAGGCCAGCGGGGTGGAGGCGCGGGTGCGGTTCCTCAACCTCTCGGGGCTGGCGTCGAACGGGCGTACCTCCGCGGTGATCGTCGGGTTCGGCTACGACGTGGCAGAGGGCGCCATCACTCGCGGGCCTCGCTGGGCATGGAACACGCTGGCCGGCAAGCCGCTCCAGGATGCAGGGCCAGACTCGGTGCTGCTGGGCCGGAGCATCGGGCAGATCTTCGGCTGCCTCCCCGAAGAGCCAGGCGTCCAGGCCGGGAAGGATCCTCGAGAGGTGCCGGTGAGCTGCAAGCGCAAGATCCAGATCTCCTCGACGACGGGCGCGGGTCAGCTCAACGCGTTGGACGTCGAGGTGGCGGGTCTGGCCACGGTGTCCTTGAAGGAGCTCGAGGCGAAGTACGCGATCATGCCCCTACCGCTGGCCCAGCAGCTGCTGGATACAAAGGGAGTGACGATGTACAGCGTGCGGCTGTCGGACCCGTCTCAGGCGGGTGCCTTCGCGGAGCAGCTGCAGGCCGCGGCCCGGCAGAAGGGGTTGGAGCTGCAGGCCAAGAGCTGGCGCGAACACCGGCTGGGTGAGGTCTTCCGGCGCGGGATGGGCGTGCTCGCGGTCTTCCGGACGCTGGTGGCGCTGGTGGTGCTGATCGTCGCGGGAATGTCGGTCCTCAACACGCTCTACAAGGCGGTGAGCGAGCGCACGCGAGAGATCGGCACCTTGAGGAGCCTGGGCTTCCTGCGGCGGCACATTCTCGTGCTGTTCGGTTTGGAGGGCGGGCTGCTGGCGCTCGCAGCCTCGGTGGGCGGAATCCTCGTCACCGTCGTGCTCGCGACGTTCGTGAACCGGGCAGGCATCACCTACAAAGGAGGGCTGCTCGCGGAGGCCATCCCGCTGAGCATCGCCATCACGCCTGGGCTCTACGTGCGCAGCGCGGTCACCCTGTGTCTGCTGGCCGTCATCGCCGCGCTCATACCCGCCCGCCGAGCGACCCGAATGAAGATCCCGGACGCGCTCGGCCACGCGTAG
- the folD gene encoding bifunctional methylenetetrahydrofolate dehydrogenase/methenyltetrahydrofolate cyclohydrolase FolD, which produces MARIIDGTEISRVMREQMAQEVAALKAAGITPGLSVVLVGNNPASQAYVSSKTKACEALGMRGQTLNLPENVSTQELFAVIDRLNADSSVHGILVQLPLPAHLPYKAVLEHIHPDKDVDGFHPLNAGLAFVGDPRAFVPCTPAGIMEMIRRENIPTRGKHAVIVGRSLIVSKPLASLLMAPGPDATVTLTHRHTQDLASFTRQADILIVAVGKQNLITADMVKPGVVVIDVGQNRVPDDSSPRGYRMVGDVDYAAVSEKAEAITPVPGGVGPMTITMLLANTLQAARQMQARGTSGNPR; this is translated from the coding sequence ATGGCGCGGATTATCGACGGGACCGAGATCAGCCGGGTGATGCGGGAGCAGATGGCCCAGGAGGTGGCGGCGCTCAAGGCCGCTGGGATCACTCCCGGGCTGTCCGTGGTGCTGGTGGGCAACAACCCCGCGAGCCAAGCCTATGTGTCCAGCAAGACCAAGGCGTGCGAGGCCCTCGGGATGCGAGGCCAGACGCTGAACCTGCCGGAGAACGTCTCCACGCAGGAGCTGTTCGCGGTCATCGACCGCCTCAACGCAGACTCCTCGGTGCACGGCATCCTGGTGCAGCTCCCGCTCCCGGCTCACCTGCCCTACAAGGCCGTGCTGGAGCACATCCACCCGGACAAGGACGTCGACGGCTTCCATCCCCTCAACGCCGGGCTGGCCTTCGTCGGCGACCCTCGCGCGTTCGTGCCCTGCACCCCCGCCGGCATCATGGAGATGATCCGCCGAGAGAACATTCCCACCCGGGGCAAGCACGCGGTCATCGTCGGGCGCAGCCTCATCGTCAGCAAGCCTTTGGCCTCGCTGCTCATGGCTCCCGGCCCCGACGCCACCGTCACCCTCACGCACCGGCACACGCAGGACCTCGCCTCGTTCACCCGGCAGGCGGACATCCTCATCGTCGCCGTGGGCAAGCAGAACCTCATCACCGCTGACATGGTGAAGCCCGGTGTCGTGGTCATCGACGTGGGCCAGAACCGGGTTCCCGATGACAGCTCCCCCCGCGGCTACCGCATGGTCGGCGACGTCGACTACGCCGCCGTCAGCGAGAAGGCCGAGGCCATCACCCCCGTACCCGGTGGCGTGGGCCCGATGACCATCACCATGCTGCTCGCGAATACGCTTCAGGCCGCGCGCCAGATGCAGGCGCGCGGGACATCAGGGAATCCGCGGTAG